A window of the Isosphaera pallida ATCC 43644 genome harbors these coding sequences:
- the ligA gene encoding NAD-dependent DNA ligase LigA → MTTSLLVPTTDDPIRDRIERLRREIEHHNRLYYVEAAPVISDAEYDRLVKDLEALEAERPDLVTPDSPTQRVGGAPLGEFITVEHTVPMLSIDNAYSEAELREWATRVRKGLTSTEPIHYVVELKIDGVAIGLRYENGRLVRAVTRGDGERGDDITANARTIHDIPLVLDERRTPAPEVLEVRGEVFMTESELARLNQLRREAGEPPYANSRNLTTGTLKQLDPRQVAKRRLRFTTHGLGETRGLELRSYWAILERLRDWGLPIGPHHARYDDIEAVWRHIQTWKIQRASLDFRTDGVVVKVDDLGQRERLGTRSKSPRWALAFKYDAEQAITKVRGVTIQVGKTGKLTPVAELEPVLLAGTIVKRASLHNPEEIARKDVRIGDTVVVEKAGEIIPQVVRVRTEDRDGTEQPFVFPTRCPCDRADVVKPPGEVDVRCPIPALQCHRQFKEWLAWFAHRDAMDIDGLGEKLIDQLVERGLVKTPADLYRLDVPTLAALDRMGKKSAENLVKAIAASKSRSLDRLLVGLTIRHVGVGSAETLARKFGTLEALRAATIDELKAVPDIGEIVAESVFQYLRDPANIAMIDDLLSVGVSPTAPPVIVARAGLPLAGKTVVLTGTLPTLKRSAAEDLIKSLGGKVSGSVSKTTSLVVAGADAGSKLVNALKLGVTVIDEATLLALANPTQPPVEFIVGEPHLKPATPLEREESPRQPDALVPPVSENQTCTPEPARSGDASVAPAPPHTAEPIAEPARSGDASVTPAPSPVATESKSLEGQQVLILGHFVKPWTQPKLAEWIKARRGVVTQSPGRATLALVGTKPSATKLAEVDARQVIRLDLITMLSRYGDPAVAVPTAAASQVEQAVEAASPTSPVRRARSGKASHVPSGQDRLLFPIED, encoded by the coding sequence ATGACCACGTCCCTCCTCGTCCCCACGACCGACGATCCGATCCGCGACCGGATTGAACGGTTGCGCCGCGAGATTGAGCACCACAACCGCCTCTACTATGTGGAGGCGGCCCCGGTCATCTCGGACGCCGAGTACGATCGCCTGGTCAAAGATCTCGAGGCATTGGAGGCCGAGCGTCCCGACCTTGTGACTCCCGACAGTCCCACTCAGCGGGTTGGTGGCGCACCGTTGGGCGAGTTCATCACGGTCGAGCATACGGTCCCGATGCTCTCGATCGACAACGCGTACTCCGAAGCCGAATTGCGTGAGTGGGCGACGCGGGTTCGCAAGGGTTTGACCTCGACTGAACCGATCCATTACGTCGTGGAACTCAAGATCGATGGGGTGGCGATCGGTTTGCGCTACGAGAACGGACGTCTGGTCCGCGCCGTGACCCGCGGCGACGGCGAACGCGGCGACGATATCACCGCCAACGCCCGGACGATTCACGACATTCCGTTGGTACTCGATGAGCGGCGGACGCCTGCTCCGGAAGTGTTAGAGGTGCGAGGCGAGGTCTTCATGACCGAAAGCGAACTCGCCCGACTCAACCAGCTGCGTCGGGAGGCGGGCGAACCGCCCTACGCGAACTCCCGCAACCTCACCACCGGCACACTCAAACAATTGGACCCCAGACAGGTCGCCAAGCGGCGTTTGCGGTTCACCACCCACGGCCTGGGCGAGACCCGCGGGTTGGAGTTGCGCTCCTACTGGGCGATTCTAGAGCGGTTGCGGGACTGGGGATTGCCGATTGGTCCCCACCACGCCCGCTACGACGACATCGAGGCGGTTTGGCGTCATATCCAAACCTGGAAGATTCAGCGCGCCTCGCTGGACTTCCGTACCGATGGCGTGGTGGTCAAGGTGGATGATCTGGGCCAGCGCGAGCGTCTGGGGACGCGGAGCAAGTCACCCCGCTGGGCGTTGGCATTCAAATACGACGCCGAGCAGGCGATCACCAAAGTGCGGGGCGTGACCATCCAGGTGGGCAAGACTGGCAAGCTGACCCCGGTGGCCGAACTCGAGCCGGTACTCTTAGCGGGCACGATTGTCAAACGCGCCAGTCTGCACAACCCCGAAGAGATCGCCCGCAAAGATGTGCGGATTGGCGACACGGTGGTGGTCGAGAAGGCCGGCGAGATCATCCCCCAGGTCGTGCGGGTCCGCACCGAGGACCGCGACGGCACGGAACAGCCCTTTGTGTTTCCCACCCGTTGCCCCTGCGACCGCGCCGACGTTGTGAAGCCGCCTGGCGAGGTCGATGTCCGCTGCCCGATCCCCGCGCTCCAGTGTCATCGTCAATTCAAAGAATGGCTCGCCTGGTTTGCCCACCGCGACGCGATGGACATTGACGGTCTGGGCGAAAAGCTGATCGATCAGTTGGTCGAGCGTGGTCTGGTCAAAACCCCCGCTGACCTCTACCGCTTAGACGTTCCAACCCTGGCCGCCTTGGACCGGATGGGCAAGAAGTCCGCTGAAAATCTCGTCAAGGCGATCGCCGCCAGCAAGAGCCGTTCGCTGGACCGCTTGCTCGTCGGGTTAACAATTCGTCATGTGGGAGTTGGTTCCGCCGAGACCCTGGCGCGCAAATTCGGCACGTTGGAGGCGCTGCGAGCCGCGACCATCGACGAACTCAAGGCCGTGCCCGACATTGGCGAGATCGTGGCCGAGAGCGTGTTTCAATATTTGCGCGACCCCGCCAACATCGCCATGATCGACGACCTGTTGAGTGTCGGGGTGTCGCCTACCGCTCCCCCAGTGATCGTCGCCCGCGCTGGTCTTCCTCTGGCGGGCAAGACCGTGGTGTTGACCGGGACCCTGCCGACGCTCAAGCGTTCGGCGGCCGAGGACCTGATCAAGTCGCTAGGCGGCAAGGTTTCGGGATCGGTGTCCAAGACCACCTCGTTGGTCGTCGCCGGGGCTGACGCCGGTTCTAAGCTGGTCAACGCTCTGAAGCTGGGCGTGACAGTGATCGACGAGGCCACCCTACTCGCTCTGGCCAACCCGACCCAACCCCCCGTCGAATTCATCGTTGGTGAACCCCACCTCAAACCCGCAACCCCGCTTGAGCGGGAGGAATCCCCCCGACAACCGGACGCCTTAGTTCCACCGGTGTCGGAGAACCAGACTTGCACTCCCGAGCCCGCGCGTTCTGGAGATGCAAGCGTCGCTCCTGCCCCGCCCCACACCGCCGAACCCATTGCCGAGCCCGCGCGTTCTGGAGATGCGAGCGTCACTCCTGCCCCCTCCCCCGTCGCGACCGAATCCAAGTCCCTAGAAGGGCAACAGGTTCTCATCTTAGGACACTTCGTCAAGCCTTGGACTCAGCCCAAGCTCGCGGAGTGGATCAAAGCCAGGCGTGGGGTCGTCACTCAATCGCCTGGGAGGGCCACGCTCGCGCTGGTTGGCACCAAGCCCTCCGCGACCAAACTTGCCGAAGTCGATGCCCGGCAAGTGATTCGTCTCGACTTGATCACCATGTTGTCCCGCTATGGAGACCCGGCCGTTGCCGTTCCAACCGCTGCGGCATCCCAGGTAGAGCAGGCCGTCGAGGCCGCTTCTCCAACCTCGCCAGTCCGTCGCGCCAGGTCAGGCAAAGCCTCTCATGTCCCGTCTGGCCAGGATCGTCTGCTGTTTCCCATTGAGGATTGA
- a CDS encoding glycosyltransferase translates to MSPLRLDPPNPSPLPHHGESPSLSLRPALIHDWLTGRRGGEKCLEQLALLFPHAPIYTLLHQAGSAGPILEAREIRTSWLQKIPSVSRRYRGLLPLMPMAVRSWRLKPGEFDVVISFSHCVAKAVRVPEGVPHLCYCFTPMRYAWDARAEYLASIAHPLKRAVASRVLDRLKDWDRATATGVTRFLALSRTVQDRIARHYKRDALILPPPVDTRFYTLSHNPDWPRERFYLCVSALVPYKRIDLAIQACNRLKRRLIVIGDGPEAAKLRALAGPTIHFLGWVDDTVIRDHYRRAFALIFPGEEDFGIVPIEALACGCPVIALNRGAVPETVDDTVGLRFEEPKPDALAEALLAFEARPPIDSRAARRKAEPFAVERFTQRFLEVLRQTVAAPLTLKDNASSHTGSIPHPHLGSSPRAGSVETAANPLQFNPSSHS, encoded by the coding sequence ATGAGTCCTCTCCGCCTTGATCCGCCGAACCCCTCGCCTCTCCCCCATCATGGCGAATCGCCTTCGCTCTCCCTCCGCCCCGCCCTGATCCACGACTGGCTCACCGGACGTCGCGGCGGCGAAAAATGCCTCGAGCAACTCGCCCTCTTGTTTCCCCACGCCCCAATCTATACGCTTTTACATCAAGCTGGATCGGCCGGGCCGATCCTGGAGGCGAGGGAGATTCGGACCAGTTGGCTTCAGAAGATTCCGTCGGTATCGAGGCGTTACCGCGGTTTGCTTCCTCTGATGCCGATGGCGGTACGATCGTGGCGACTGAAGCCAGGGGAGTTCGACGTGGTCATCAGCTTCAGCCACTGCGTGGCCAAAGCGGTGCGGGTACCGGAGGGAGTGCCTCACCTTTGCTACTGCTTCACGCCGATGCGTTACGCCTGGGACGCTCGGGCCGAATACCTAGCCTCAATCGCTCACCCGCTCAAGAGGGCGGTGGCCTCGCGGGTATTGGACCGCCTCAAGGATTGGGACCGCGCCACCGCCACTGGGGTGACTCGCTTCTTGGCGTTGTCCCGCACGGTTCAGGACCGAATCGCCCGTCATTACAAGCGCGACGCGCTCATTTTGCCTCCCCCGGTGGACACTCGGTTCTACACCCTGTCCCACAATCCCGATTGGCCGCGTGAGAGGTTTTATCTGTGCGTCTCGGCCCTCGTGCCCTACAAGCGGATCGATCTGGCGATTCAGGCGTGCAATCGGCTCAAACGTCGTCTCATCGTGATTGGCGACGGCCCCGAAGCCGCCAAGCTGCGGGCTCTGGCCGGCCCCACCATCCACTTCCTCGGCTGGGTCGACGACACGGTCATTCGGGACCACTATCGAAGAGCCTTCGCGCTGATCTTCCCCGGCGAGGAGGATTTCGGCATCGTTCCCATCGAGGCGTTGGCCTGCGGTTGCCCGGTCATCGCCCTCAACCGGGGCGCAGTTCCCGAAACGGTTGACGACACTGTCGGGCTACGGTTTGAAGAACCGAAACCCGATGCCTTGGCCGAAGCGTTGCTCGCCTTCGAGGCGCGACCACCGATTGACTCCCGAGCAGCGCGCCGCAAGGCCGAACCGTTTGCCGTTGAACGATTCACCCAACGGTTTCTGGAAGTCCTCCGCCAAACCGTGGCAGCCCCGCTCACCCTAAAAGACAACGCCTCTTCCCACACGGGGTCCATCCCCCATCCTCACCTTGGTTCCTCACCCCGCGCCGGGAGCGTCGAGACCGCTGCCAACCCGTTGCAGTTCAATCCTTCTTCACATTCTTAA
- a CDS encoding maltotransferase domain-containing protein has product MIARSGQPRPCEANPLRPLLSSWFFGSTPPMSDWNGGASSPSAAVVPGAPASILRPVPVLLTITELEVGGAERALVELATRLDPQRWRVTVVTLAERGPLAEPLRASGIETVALGLNSIRQIRRGIRQLSQILLERRIELVQSFLFHANLLSRWAVARLARRHRREGAARRTTWGEAQEVWTPKVVLSGVRVADPRRWRLWLDRHHLDLCAGWVCVSEGVKRQYLQAGFPESKLFVIPNGVDPQRFVGLDEGPKVFGEAAQDGPVALFVGRLERQKGWETLIEAAARLHREGPNLAGIPPRWFLAIVGDGPDRERLARRVLTTPGLKERVAILGFRADADRLIASADLLVSPSRWEGMPNVVLEAMAAGKPVIGTRVQGTEDLVIHHETGLLVPPDHPASLAKAMYDLLRSRRMRREMGMAGLRRVVERFSLDAVALAYDRLWSRLLNLDPPPPPRASEGSSLRFAHTVVSHANEPQKIAEGVVKTVRSETVNPPSTIPAGSSVALTAPAATNPPGGDQPTSHAAASSSPVASVEPIVPLDEVDEVGQAAESAGIAIEPVESGEAVPESRSIPQVTASPSTDHTNEPTPAFESSAPPPHPFDTPEQIDTPTPSEVASPMPISLPKFVRVGFAGDRESRSADARPDVASSCDSSSPPARVVIEKLLPEVDGGAWPVKRSLGESLEVTAHIFADGHDVLRADLLVKGPDETTWRTIPLVAGYNDEWRATIPLERLGLYQYKAVAWIDQFASWRQEVTKKFEAGQPIHSELLEGAAMIAETARQKTLPSEDQSILTKASLALADANLSEADRYALVHGEPLTRAMANHAPRRSAAESNRVGRVLVERECARFSSWYELFPRSCSPNPGVHGRFDDLIATLPRIAAMGFDVVYLPPIHPIGTSFRKGRNNALQAEPGDVGSPWAIGSPEGGHDAIHPELGTVEDFKRVVAAARDHGLEIALDIAIQCSPDHPYVQNHPQWFRHRPDGSIKYAENPPKKYQDIYPLDFECEDWRALWEEMKRIFLVWIERGVKIFRVDNPHTKPFAFWEWLIDEVRRVEPETIFLAEAFTRPKPMAHLAKRGFSQSYSYFTWRNTKAELTEFLTELTRGDWVEFYRPNFFANTPDILSEYLQHGGRPATMVRLILAATLGTNYGIYGPVFERCEVTPARPGSEEYLDSEKYQLRYWGDPSPNDLSWLVTKINQIRRDHPALQFFRDLEFHPTDSDHVLCYSKIAPDRSDAILVAINLDPHQTHWARVEIPAERFGRHPGECFEVHDLLTGARYLWSGGTNTVGLDPQGIPAHVFHIEMR; this is encoded by the coding sequence ATGATCGCACGATCCGGGCAACCCCGACCCTGCGAGGCTAACCCGTTGCGACCGTTGCTTTCTTCCTGGTTCTTTGGCTCTACCCCCCCAATGTCCGACTGGAACGGAGGGGCTTCATCCCCGTCGGCGGCAGTAGTGCCGGGAGCGCCGGCGTCCATCCTTCGCCCGGTCCCGGTGCTTCTTACCATCACCGAGTTGGAGGTCGGTGGAGCAGAACGGGCGCTGGTGGAATTGGCGACCCGGTTGGATCCGCAACGCTGGCGTGTCACGGTTGTCACTCTGGCGGAGCGGGGACCACTGGCCGAACCCCTGCGGGCTAGTGGAATCGAAACGGTGGCGTTGGGGTTGAACTCGATTCGACAGATCCGCCGAGGGATTCGTCAGCTGTCCCAAATCCTTCTTGAGCGACGAATCGAGCTGGTTCAGAGCTTCCTGTTTCACGCCAACCTACTCAGTCGTTGGGCTGTAGCGCGGTTGGCACGACGTCACCGCCGAGAAGGCGCAGCGCGGCGAACGACGTGGGGGGAAGCTCAGGAGGTTTGGACGCCCAAGGTGGTGCTGTCGGGAGTTCGGGTGGCCGACCCCCGCCGCTGGCGTCTTTGGCTGGATCGCCACCACCTAGATCTTTGCGCCGGTTGGGTTTGCGTGTCGGAGGGGGTCAAGCGGCAATATCTCCAGGCGGGCTTTCCCGAATCGAAGCTGTTCGTGATTCCCAATGGGGTGGACCCACAACGGTTCGTTGGACTGGACGAAGGACCGAAGGTCTTCGGTGAGGCCGCCCAGGATGGACCGGTGGCGCTATTCGTCGGCCGCCTAGAGCGGCAAAAAGGTTGGGAAACCTTGATCGAGGCCGCCGCGCGGTTGCATCGTGAGGGACCGAACTTGGCCGGGATACCCCCGCGGTGGTTCTTGGCGATCGTGGGCGACGGTCCCGACCGGGAGCGGTTGGCGCGTCGAGTTCTGACCACGCCGGGTCTGAAGGAGCGGGTCGCCATTTTGGGATTCCGCGCCGACGCCGATCGTTTGATCGCCTCGGCCGATCTGCTGGTCTCCCCCTCGCGTTGGGAGGGGATGCCCAATGTCGTTCTAGAGGCCATGGCCGCCGGCAAGCCGGTGATCGGCACGCGGGTGCAGGGAACCGAGGACCTGGTGATCCACCACGAGACCGGTCTGCTGGTTCCTCCCGACCACCCCGCCTCGCTGGCTAAGGCGATGTACGACCTGTTGCGAAGTCGTCGAATGCGGCGAGAGATGGGGATGGCTGGCCTAAGACGGGTCGTCGAACGCTTCAGCCTGGACGCGGTCGCCTTGGCCTACGATCGGCTCTGGTCGCGGTTGCTGAACTTGGACCCGCCCCCCCCTCCTCGCGCAAGCGAAGGCTCTTCTCTGAGATTTGCCCACACTGTCGTCTCGCACGCCAACGAGCCGCAGAAGATCGCCGAGGGTGTGGTGAAGACCGTCCGCTCCGAAACGGTCAACCCACCGTCAACCATTCCGGCAGGATCTTCCGTCGCACTGACCGCTCCGGCGGCGACCAACCCACCCGGCGGCGACCAACCCACCTCACACGCCGCGGCTTCAAGTTCACCCGTCGCGTCAGTTGAGCCAATCGTTCCGCTTGACGAGGTGGACGAGGTGGGTCAAGCCGCCGAATCTGCTGGGATCGCCATCGAGCCGGTCGAGTCTGGGGAAGCGGTGCCGGAATCACGCTCGATCCCGCAAGTCACTGCCTCGCCCTCTACGGATCACACCAACGAACCGACACCCGCGTTCGAGTCGTCGGCCCCGCCACCCCATCCTTTTGACACACCCGAACAGATTGACACGCCCACTCCTTCCGAGGTTGCCTCACCCATGCCGATCAGCCTGCCAAAGTTCGTTCGCGTCGGTTTCGCCGGCGACCGTGAAAGCCGCTCCGCCGACGCTCGTCCCGACGTGGCCTCGTCTTGCGACTCCTCAAGCCCCCCCGCGCGGGTGGTCATCGAAAAACTCTTGCCGGAAGTCGATGGCGGAGCTTGGCCGGTGAAGCGAAGCCTAGGCGAAAGCTTGGAGGTAACCGCCCACATTTTCGCGGATGGTCACGACGTGTTGCGGGCCGACCTTCTCGTGAAGGGGCCAGACGAGACCACGTGGCGGACTATTCCCTTAGTCGCTGGCTACAACGACGAATGGCGGGCGACAATTCCTCTGGAGCGTTTGGGTCTGTATCAGTACAAGGCGGTCGCCTGGATCGACCAGTTTGCGTCCTGGCGTCAGGAGGTGACCAAGAAGTTCGAGGCAGGCCAACCGATCCATTCCGAACTTCTGGAAGGGGCGGCGATGATCGCCGAGACCGCCCGTCAGAAAACCCTCCCGTCGGAGGATCAGTCGATCCTGACTAAAGCCTCCTTGGCCCTGGCGGACGCCAACCTGTCCGAAGCCGACCGCTACGCCCTTGTCCACGGCGAACCGCTGACGCGAGCGATGGCCAACCACGCGCCTCGCAGAAGCGCGGCAGAATCAAACCGAGTCGGCCGAGTTTTGGTCGAACGCGAGTGTGCGCGGTTCAGCTCCTGGTATGAACTCTTTCCCCGTTCCTGCTCGCCCAACCCCGGGGTTCATGGCCGTTTCGACGACCTCATCGCCACCTTGCCTCGAATCGCGGCGATGGGCTTCGACGTGGTCTACCTGCCGCCGATCCACCCGATCGGCACCAGCTTCCGCAAGGGACGCAACAACGCTTTGCAAGCCGAGCCGGGGGACGTTGGCTCCCCCTGGGCCATCGGTTCCCCCGAAGGCGGCCACGACGCAATCCACCCCGAACTCGGCACTGTCGAGGATTTCAAGCGCGTGGTGGCCGCCGCCCGCGACCACGGCCTGGAAATCGCGCTCGACATCGCTATCCAGTGTTCGCCGGATCACCCCTACGTTCAAAACCATCCCCAGTGGTTCCGCCACCGTCCTGACGGCTCGATCAAGTACGCCGAGAACCCCCCCAAGAAGTATCAGGATATCTATCCTCTGGACTTCGAGTGCGAGGATTGGCGAGCACTTTGGGAGGAGATGAAACGCATCTTCCTGGTCTGGATCGAACGCGGTGTCAAGATTTTCCGGGTGGATAACCCCCACACCAAACCGTTCGCCTTCTGGGAGTGGCTCATCGACGAAGTGCGTCGAGTCGAGCCCGAGACGATCTTCCTGGCCGAAGCCTTCACCCGTCCCAAGCCAATGGCTCATCTCGCCAAACGCGGCTTCAGCCAATCCTACAGCTATTTCACCTGGCGCAACACCAAGGCGGAACTGACCGAGTTCCTCACCGAACTGACTCGGGGGGACTGGGTCGAGTTCTACCGACCCAACTTCTTTGCGAACACCCCAGACATCCTCAGCGAATACCTTCAACACGGCGGACGGCCCGCCACCATGGTTCGACTGATCCTCGCCGCTACCCTCGGCACCAATTACGGCATCTACGGCCCGGTCTTCGAGCGGTGCGAAGTGACCCCGGCGCGTCCAGGGTCGGAGGAATACCTCGACAGTGAGAAGTATCAGTTACGCTACTGGGGCGATCCCTCGCCCAACGACCTCAGCTGGCTGGTCACCAAGATCAATCAGATCCGGCGGGATCACCCCGCGCTCCAGTTCTTCCGCGACCTGGAGTTCCACCCAACCGACTCCGACCACGTCTTGTGCTACAGCAAGATCGCGCCCGACCGTTCGGACGCGATCCTCGTGGCGATAAACCTCGACCCCCATCAGACCCACTGGGCCCGGGTTGAAATCCCCGCCGAACGGTTTGGCCGTCACCCCGGCGAATGCTTCGAGGTCCACGACCTGCTCACCGGAGCCCGCTACCTCTGGTCAGGCGGCACCAACACCGTGGGCCTCGACCCCCAAGGGATTCCCGCCCACGTGTTCCATATCGAGATGCGTTAA
- a CDS encoding menaquinone biosynthetic enzyme MqnA/MqnD family protein, whose product MSWPSPPAFEAIPPGLRVGAVSYLNAKPLYYRLTEWAPELELTIDVPSRLASGLRDGTLDVALVPSIEAIRGAASEGLTILPQLAIAARKEVRSVKLFARTPWKAVQRLALDEGSRTSQALCRIWLAEVQGVCPETIETHPLGVPIEESLADAVLLIGDRAMTVNPEPFVAVVDLAHAWNVWTGLPFVFAVWAVRPGVDLGGLPHLLIHCRDQSLAQADLLAQRFGVPLGLDRAEALDYLTQVLSYDLGPTELRALRLFARKAAALGLAPEGVDLVFHQPPRGLPLETRR is encoded by the coding sequence ATGTCTTGGCCCTCCCCGCCAGCCTTTGAAGCGATCCCTCCGGGTTTGAGGGTGGGAGCGGTCAGTTATCTGAACGCCAAGCCGTTGTATTATCGTTTGACCGAGTGGGCTCCAGAGCTAGAGCTGACGATTGATGTACCCAGCCGTTTGGCGTCGGGGTTGCGTGACGGCACGCTCGACGTGGCGTTGGTGCCATCGATCGAGGCGATCCGAGGAGCGGCGTCGGAAGGTTTGACAATCTTGCCCCAACTGGCAATCGCGGCTCGGAAGGAAGTGCGAAGCGTCAAGCTCTTTGCCCGTACGCCTTGGAAAGCGGTGCAACGCTTGGCGCTGGATGAGGGGTCGCGGACCTCGCAAGCGTTGTGTCGGATCTGGTTGGCGGAAGTTCAGGGGGTGTGTCCCGAAACGATCGAGACGCACCCATTAGGGGTGCCGATCGAGGAGAGCCTAGCTGACGCGGTGCTGCTGATCGGCGACCGGGCCATGACGGTGAACCCGGAGCCGTTTGTGGCCGTGGTCGATCTGGCCCACGCTTGGAACGTCTGGACCGGCCTGCCATTTGTGTTCGCCGTCTGGGCAGTTCGTCCAGGGGTCGATCTGGGCGGACTCCCCCACCTTCTGATCCACTGCCGCGACCAAAGCCTTGCCCAAGCCGACTTGTTGGCCCAACGATTCGGGGTCCCCCTGGGTCTCGATCGGGCCGAGGCGTTGGATTATCTGACCCAGGTTCTTTCCTATGATTTGGGACCGACCGAACTACGCGCCTTGAGGCTCTTCGCCCGGAAAGCCGCCGCGTTGGGTCTGGCCCCGGAGGGTGTCGATCTTGTTTTCCACCAACCCCCGCGTGGACTCCCTCTTGAGACGCGCCGTTGA
- the mqnC gene encoding cyclic dehypoxanthinyl futalosine synthase: MFSTNPRVDSLLRRAVDGERLRFDEGVTLIREAELLALGKAAHAICQRLHPEPYRTYNIDRNINYTNVCTAVCDFCAFYRKVNHEEAYLLDRETLYQKIQETLDLGGDQILMQGGLHPHLRIEWYEELLRDIKSRFPTLNIHGFSPPEIHHFTKVSKLPLKTVLERLKAAGLGSLPGGGGEILVDRVRKAITRGKVLTDDWLNVHRVWHELGGRSTATMMFGHIETLEERVEHLERVRQLQDETGGLTAFISWTFQPDHTDMADVPPVGAFEYLRTQALSRIYLDNVPNIQSSWVTQGGKIGQIGLMFGANDMGSLMLEENVVSSAGTVHHLSLQEIRRAISELGYIPRQRNVFYEYIDADPLACDSVTSPTPTSPEPVLA; the protein is encoded by the coding sequence TTGTTTTCCACCAACCCCCGCGTGGACTCCCTCTTGAGACGCGCCGTTGACGGAGAGCGTCTTCGCTTCGATGAGGGTGTCACCCTGATTCGCGAGGCCGAACTGCTGGCCTTGGGCAAAGCAGCCCACGCGATTTGTCAGCGTTTGCATCCCGAACCGTACCGCACTTACAACATCGACCGCAACATCAACTATACCAACGTCTGCACCGCGGTTTGCGACTTTTGCGCCTTTTACCGCAAAGTCAACCATGAAGAGGCATACCTCCTCGACCGCGAGACGCTCTATCAAAAGATTCAAGAAACCCTCGACCTAGGGGGGGATCAAATTCTGATGCAGGGTGGATTACATCCTCATCTCCGAATTGAGTGGTACGAGGAGTTGTTGCGCGACATCAAGAGCCGGTTCCCGACACTGAACATTCACGGCTTTTCGCCACCGGAGATCCACCACTTCACCAAGGTGTCCAAGCTGCCGCTGAAAACCGTGCTGGAACGTCTCAAAGCGGCGGGTCTAGGGTCGCTGCCTGGCGGCGGCGGCGAAATTCTCGTGGACCGGGTACGCAAGGCGATCACCCGCGGCAAAGTGCTGACCGATGACTGGCTCAACGTCCACCGGGTCTGGCACGAACTAGGTGGACGCTCGACAGCGACCATGATGTTCGGCCACATTGAAACCTTGGAGGAACGGGTCGAACATCTGGAACGAGTGCGTCAGCTTCAGGACGAGACCGGCGGTCTGACCGCATTCATCTCCTGGACCTTCCAACCCGACCACACCGACATGGCCGACGTGCCGCCCGTGGGTGCCTTCGAGTACCTCCGGACCCAGGCGTTGAGCCGAATTTACCTGGACAATGTGCCCAACATCCAATCCTCCTGGGTAACTCAAGGCGGGAAGATTGGCCAAATCGGTCTGATGTTTGGGGCCAACGACATGGGCAGCCTCATGCTAGAGGAAAACGTTGTCTCGTCGGCGGGCACGGTGCATCATCTGTCGCTTCAGGAGATCCGCCGCGCTATTTCCGAACTTGGCTACATTCCGCGGCAGCGAAACGTGTTTTACGAGTATATCGACGCCGACCCCTTGGCTTGCGACAGCGTTACCTCCCCAACACCGACCTCGCCCGAACCAGTCCTAGCCTGA
- a CDS encoding dienelactone hydrolase family protein: MGQMIEFKRPDGKAASGYLATPAEGQAKPGNPAVLVIQEWWGVNPQIKSVADRYAAHGYLALVPDLYDGKVATNPTEASSLMQKLDFVAATDQIVQGGLNALKAKGAGKVGLTGYCMGGAVTFLGASRLKGLAAAVAFYGLPSQGFDPATITIPVMGHFASKDGFIPIAKVYEFEATLKKAGVDVRFFTYEADHAFCNETRPEVYNPEAAKLADERTFAFFAEHLGS; encoded by the coding sequence ATGGGTCAGATGATCGAATTCAAGCGTCCCGACGGCAAAGCGGCTTCAGGTTATTTAGCCACCCCCGCGGAGGGTCAGGCCAAACCGGGCAACCCGGCGGTCCTGGTCATCCAGGAATGGTGGGGAGTGAATCCGCAAATCAAATCCGTGGCCGACCGCTACGCCGCACACGGCTACCTCGCGCTCGTGCCAGATCTCTACGACGGCAAGGTGGCGACCAATCCCACCGAGGCGTCCAGCCTCATGCAGAAGCTCGACTTCGTGGCCGCCACCGATCAAATTGTTCAGGGCGGTCTGAATGCCCTCAAGGCCAAAGGAGCCGGTAAGGTCGGCTTGACCGGCTACTGCATGGGCGGGGCGGTCACCTTCCTCGGCGCCTCGCGGCTCAAAGGTCTCGCCGCGGCCGTCGCCTTCTACGGCCTGCCCTCACAAGGCTTCGACCCGGCTACGATCACGATCCCGGTTATGGGGCACTTCGCCTCCAAAGATGGATTCATCCCCATCGCCAAGGTGTACGAGTTCGAAGCTACCCTCAAGAAAGCGGGTGTTGATGTCCGCTTCTTCACATATGAAGCTGACCATGCGTTCTGCAACGAAACCCGTCCCGAAGTCTACAACCCCGAGGCCGCCAAGCTCGCTGACGAACGCACATTCGCCTTTTTCGCTGAGCATTTGGGATCTTGA